A region from the Candidatus Coatesbacteria bacterium genome encodes:
- a CDS encoding acetyl-CoA carboxylase carboxyltransferase subunit alpha: protein MEFAKLDFEQPLFDLQQRIKELKKLDAEGEIDFRDEISALSDKLERMKEQVYSNLTIWQRVQVARHPSRPYTLDYIGQVFSDWIEFHGDRAFADDRAIVSGLARLEGSPVAVVGHQKGRSTKEKLEHNFGLPRPEGFRKARRVMELAARFELPIISFLDTTGAYPGIGSEERGVAEAIACNIRDMFTYPVPLIIVVIGEGGSGGALGIGVGDRVYMLENSYYSVITPEGCAAILWRDGGRAREAAEALKVSGPHLVELGIVDRILPEPLGGAHNGLVETAQIIKETLVTDLAELRKLSGEQLLDQRYKKFRGMGEFTTVRG, encoded by the coding sequence ATGGAATTCGCCAAACTGGATTTCGAGCAGCCCCTCTTCGACTTGCAGCAGCGCATCAAGGAGCTCAAGAAGCTCGACGCCGAGGGCGAGATCGACTTCCGTGATGAGATCAGCGCTCTGAGCGACAAGCTGGAGCGGATGAAGGAACAGGTCTACTCGAACCTGACGATCTGGCAGCGCGTCCAGGTGGCGCGCCATCCCAGCCGTCCCTACACCCTGGACTACATCGGGCAGGTTTTCAGCGACTGGATCGAGTTCCATGGCGATCGGGCCTTCGCCGACGACCGGGCCATCGTCAGCGGACTGGCGCGGCTGGAGGGCAGTCCAGTGGCCGTCGTCGGGCATCAGAAGGGCCGCAGCACCAAGGAGAAGCTGGAGCACAACTTCGGCCTGCCCCGGCCCGAGGGGTTCAGAAAGGCCCGCCGGGTGATGGAGCTGGCCGCCCGTTTCGAGCTGCCGATCATCAGCTTCCTCGACACGACGGGGGCCTACCCGGGGATCGGCTCCGAGGAGCGCGGAGTGGCCGAGGCCATCGCCTGCAACATCCGCGATATGTTCACCTACCCGGTGCCGCTGATCATCGTGGTCATCGGCGAGGGCGGTTCCGGCGGCGCCCTGGGCATCGGCGTCGGCGACCGGGTCTACATGCTGGAGAACAGCTACTACTCCGTCATCACCCCGGAGGGCTGCGCGGCGATCCTCTGGCGCGACGGCGGTCGGGCGCGGGAGGCCGCCGAGGCCCTCAAAGTCTCCGGTCCCCACCTGGTCGAGCTGGGGATCGTCGACCGCATCCTGCCGGAGCCCCTCGGCGGGGCGCACAACGGCTTGGTCGAGACGGCCCAGATCATCAAGGAGACCCTGGTGACGGACCTGGCCGAGCTGCGCAAACTCAGCGGTGAGCAGTTGCTCGACCAGCGATACAAAAAATTTCGGGGGATGGGCGAGTTCACCACGGTCCGCGGTTAG
- a CDS encoding redoxin domain-containing protein — MRKLLIAAFVLMSAAAGFALTDDLVAEIITEFYTAGYTGLSEQEIFNAYGTDEAELNEYLDNLSEERLEAIFTEVDRRYGEFQDQRFADIYGKPPAAFSAPMLGGGAFALDELLDEGKVVFVNIFATWCPPCRAEIPAFLELLDEIEDFAVVGVSVDDFAEVDELAAFAEEQGIDYPLVLYNQTGDEAMAYYSAEAVPTTWVVAPDGEVVKIIVGSREKEGFRELIEELL, encoded by the coding sequence ATGCGCAAACTGTTGATTGCAGCTTTCGTTCTTATGAGCGCCGCGGCGGGGTTCGCCTTGACCGACGACCTGGTGGCCGAGATCATCACCGAGTTCTACACCGCCGGTTATACGGGCTTGAGCGAGCAGGAGATTTTTAACGCCTACGGCACCGACGAGGCCGAGTTGAACGAGTACTTGGACAACCTGTCTGAGGAGCGGCTGGAGGCCATCTTCACCGAGGTCGACCGCCGGTACGGCGAGTTCCAGGACCAGCGTTTCGCCGACATCTACGGGAAGCCGCCGGCCGCTTTCAGCGCGCCGATGCTCGGCGGGGGCGCTTTCGCGCTGGATGAGCTGCTCGATGAGGGCAAGGTGGTTTTCGTCAATATCTTCGCCACCTGGTGCCCGCCCTGCCGGGCGGAGATCCCGGCTTTCCTCGAGCTGCTGGATGAGATCGAGGACTTCGCCGTGGTCGGTGTCAGCGTCGATGACTTCGCCGAGGTCGACGAGCTGGCCGCTTTCGCCGAGGAACAGGGCATCGACTACCCGTTGGTGCTTTACAACCAGACCGGCGACGAGGCGATGGCCTACTACTCGGCGGAGGCCGTGCCGACGACCTGGGTGGTCGCTCCCGACGGCGAGGTGGTCAAGATCATCGTCGGCAGCCGGGAGAAGGAGGGCTTCCGGGAGTTGATCGAAGAGTTGCTGTAG
- a CDS encoding ATP-grasp domain-containing protein, which produces MRLYEYEAKDIYREAGIPTPGGRLIESVAALEAAAEDLDYPVVVKAQVLTGGRGKAGGVSIVRNPAELLAEGQRILALTIKGYPVRRLLVEEALDIDRELYLGVALDRARYGMTLIASSRGGVNIEQVAEEEPAAIVRRYFQPSQEYFNHQGVALAKEIGLQGKLLQRFAGVAGALLSIFHERDLKMAEINPLVITTDGELIAADARINVDDDALYRQRKLQSLAPKGRHEEGELTEREKWARAEGIPYLDLDGDIGMFPGGAGFGIMGNDFIHHFGGKPANFMDSGGGPTPERLAKMLRLLDENPNVKAIFGARFGGVSRCDDFAKGVIIFLKEHGLSKPMALRFTGNMWREGVRIFQEEKERNPELFEKIEFFGIETPIETVARRAVELAAAAG; this is translated from the coding sequence ATGCGTCTCTACGAATACGAAGCCAAGGACATCTACCGCGAGGCCGGTATCCCGACGCCGGGCGGACGCTTGATCGAGAGCGTCGCCGCCCTCGAGGCGGCGGCCGAAGACCTCGATTACCCCGTGGTGGTCAAGGCCCAGGTCCTCACCGGCGGCCGGGGCAAGGCCGGCGGCGTCAGTATCGTTCGCAATCCCGCAGAGCTTCTCGCCGAAGGCCAGCGCATCCTCGCCCTGACCATCAAGGGCTACCCCGTCCGGCGGCTCCTCGTCGAGGAGGCTCTGGACATCGACCGGGAGCTCTACCTCGGCGTAGCCCTCGACCGGGCGCGCTACGGCATGACCCTGATCGCCTCCTCCCGCGGCGGCGTCAACATCGAGCAGGTCGCCGAAGAGGAACCCGCCGCCATCGTCCGCCGTTACTTCCAACCCAGCCAGGAGTACTTCAACCACCAGGGCGTGGCCCTGGCCAAGGAAATCGGTCTCCAGGGCAAACTGCTGCAGCGCTTCGCCGGTGTCGCCGGCGCCCTGCTGAGCATCTTCCACGAACGCGACCTCAAGATGGCCGAGATCAACCCCCTCGTCATCACCACCGACGGCGAACTGATCGCCGCCGACGCCCGCATCAACGTCGACGACGACGCCCTCTACCGTCAGCGCAAGCTCCAGTCCCTGGCGCCCAAGGGCCGCCACGAAGAGGGCGAGCTGACCGAGCGCGAGAAATGGGCCCGCGCCGAGGGCATCCCCTACCTGGACCTCGACGGCGACATCGGCATGTTCCCCGGCGGCGCCGGCTTCGGCATCATGGGCAACGACTTCATCCACCATTTCGGCGGCAAACCAGCCAACTTCATGGACTCCGGCGGCGGACCCACCCCGGAACGCCTGGCCAAGATGCTGCGCCTCCTCGATGAAAACCCCAACGTCAAGGCCATCTTCGGCGCCCGCTTCGGCGGCGTCTCCCGCTGCGACGACTTCGCCAAGGGCGTCATCATCTTCTTGAAGGAACACGGCCTCTCCAAGCCGATGGCCCTGCGCTTCACCGGCAACATGTGGCGGGAAGGAGTGCGCATCTTCCAGGAAGAAAAAGAGCGCAACCCCGAGCTGTTCGAGAAGATCGAGTTCTTCGGCATCGAGACGCCCATCGAGACCGTGGCCCGGCGCGCCGTCGAGCTGGCCGCGGCCGCCGGCTAA